In Setaria italica strain Yugu1 chromosome IX, Setaria_italica_v2.0, whole genome shotgun sequence, the genomic stretch CCTATGCACACCTCTTGTGAGCTTTAAGTCGAATTGGCTCTCCGTTCCAGTTTCTTCTGTGCGGATATACGTAGATTGAGACTACTGTTTTGGCAGTCGTTTACTTTAATGATGTATGTTGGACTGCGTTGTTCCAGGTTGGTGGCCTCCAGTGCCAGGGACTTCTTGAGAAAACTACATTACCTATCATGGGGCAAGTGGATCGAGATCGCCAGCATGTGTTCCAACGTGATTATAAGTTATTCTTGCCAAGAAATAGGTGCTGTTCCTACTCATATGAATGCAAAAACATGTAATTAATGTAGATTTATGTACCATGGTAGTGACTTTTTTGTTATTATAGGCATGAAAAGGGAGAAAAGAAGATATTTCTGCCACTTGTTGAGTTATTAGTCATTGAAAGCTGCATAAATTGGCTGGCCTGTCTATATGGCTTCCTGTCGTAAAGTCATAATGAAGATGCACTATCTTGTGTGCTGATCCTATGATCCTAACACTGCATTATTTCAGCACAATTTTCGACATAGACATTGAAGCATTGCAACAGAAGCCTTGGAGACAACAAGGAGTGGATCTTACTGATTACTTCAATTTTAATCTGGATGAAGAAGGCTGGAGAAAATATTGGTGCAGCATGGTACTTTGGTCATTTTATTTCCTGTTGACATTTGTACATCATTACATCAGTTTCTAAGCTGTCAAATTTACATCACTACATGTTTTTGTGCAGAAGCAATTAAGGTTAGGGACCAGATCACTTGCAAATGAAACATCAGGACTGGATCAAGTAAGGCATAAACCTTGGATGCTTACAATTTTTCTTGTTGAGCAAAACCTTATGATCTATGTATTCAGGAATCGTACAAACTGAAATCTGTTAAAGCAATGCCAAAGGCAGCAAATTATTCTGGATTTGAAGGAAGAAATAGCCTTGCCAAGGTAATATGAAGTCATTTTTAGTGTATTTGAATCAGCATAGGTTCACGTGTAATCTATCAGAGCTAACATAGTTTTCCAAATCTAGCCAAAGGGTAGAGCAATCCATGTTGAAGGTAGTGCGCATGAGCGTGTTCCGTCAGCAGACTTATGGCGTCCAATACAAAGGGATTCGGATGTTGTGATTCAAGTATGTTTCATCAAAGTCTTTGTATGGCTCTTCAATATCTTCTCGCTATATTCTAACAAGTTAATCTGATTGATCAGGTAAACATGACGCTTTCACCCTCAAATCAGTCCACTTCGGATGACAGCTCAAAGTTAAATCATAAGTGTGTGACTACTGAAAGGTATGCATAGTTGAAGCTACATATTGGGGTCATTTTGAGGATGGCTACTATGTGTTTCTCGAGTTGATTCCTGAGCTGACTGTCTTCTCAATTGCACTGCATGCTGAATGTCCATTGCTCATCCTGGCGACAGAAGATTGAAGGGCTCTAGCTTTGTGGTAGACAGGGTGGTTGAGAAGGAAGTGCATGATGGAGATTCCTCAGAGTTTAGTGGCAGCAAACTGGATAGAAGAGATTCATCTTGTGCGAGGGCCCAATCTTTTAGTCCTGATTATTCTGATACGCTTTCTGGGGAATCAAAAGAAGATTTCTATTTCAAGAGAGCCAATAGACATTCAGATTCCAGGGACTTCTTTGAAGACACCAAACTTCAGGATGAGCATGTCAAATCTGACTTTTACCGCCATTCAAGTAAGTCGGACAGAGAAAACAGCGAAAGTCGCAGTCGTAGTTATACCCCTTCCCCTGCTGATGATAGAAATCACAAGGCAACTAAACTTTTTCAGAGGGGTGAAGCTCCTTTTGATGGACGAGGCAAGTCCAGTGATTTTTTTGTTGAGTGCAATAGTGATCACGACCTCGTGAAATCTGGACGTAATGCAAGGAAAGAACTGAAGAGACAAAGTGTAGATGGCGGAAGGTATGCTATCTttgttgaaaaagaaaaatcaacagATAGGTATCCTAGTAGGTATGGTAGGGAGTATGAGAAGAGAAGATCTAGCTTATCTTCCCTGAGGACCAACTATCACAATGCAGGTCACAATCAAATTTATGAGAAGCAAGGTTATTCTCATCTGGAAAGAGTAGGTGTGAAAAATGACAAGCATTACTTTAGCAATGAGTCTAATCACCACCATAGGCGATCTTCTTCACATGAAATCAATGATGGAGAGGATGTTGAGAAGTGCTTCTCTTCAGCCAAGGAGTGGCAGCAACATCATGACCATGCATACCAATCAATGCTAAATGCTGATATGTCTGATGCTGATGATGGACAGATGTACAGAGAAAGGTATTGTCAGGAAAAGAGAAGAGCCAGGCACGACCATAGCGTGGATGGCGAATTTCCCCATTACACTGACTACGGATTTTGCGAACGGCAGAGTCCTGAGGTCAGAGGCAGATACAGAGACAAAGGAAGATTTGCCAAAAGCAATGATGAGCATTTCAGACATGCTAACCATCTTGAGTTGTATCCTAGCCGAAAGAATTCTGAGAGGGACTGGCCTGCTGCTGGCTTCCCTTTTCAAAACTCAAGAAACATATGTATCGATAACAAAAGAATCCACAATGCTAAGATGGTACATTATCATCGTGATGGGTATCATCAAAAGAACAATGGCAACATTCCTCGATCTGCTTTGTGCAGTGACACAGTTGCTGAAGCTGAACGTTTTATTCTGCCAGTTAAGAGGAAGCTTCATGCTGATCTGGGTTCCATGAACCAAAAATGTCTTGCTGATTTGTCACTTCTGAAAGGAAGAAGATTGGTGCATGACCAATCTATACTCAGCGATAGAAGGATTTATGCTTTGAGGCTGCATAAGTTTACAGATGAAATTGATACAAAAGCCATTTGTAATTCTGATGATATGAGAAATAGTAATACTGTTTCAAACATTTGTATTGGGAGAAGACATGAGCTGGAGAACGCTGATAACATCCTCTTGAATGATAGGAAAATAAAGGTAAACTTTGAGGAGAAAAAATCCAATAAAAGTGTACATAtcaaatttttttatcaatCTTGTACTTTAAATTTTTTTACATTCTTATTTCTGGCATATATAATGATATATTCTACTAGCACTCAAATGCACATGAAAGAAAATTGAGTCACGCTTTTAGGTAAATTACACAGATCATAAATCAGTATGAGGATTAGTGGAGTATTGGCTAACTGGGCATTGCTAACCATGACCCCAGTTTTCTTAAACATAATCATTTTGGATAGCATCAAAGCACTTCTGATCAACATTTGCAAGTTCTAATTTAATCTGTTCAATTTTGTTGGGATACAAcatggtttggttgcatttcaAATCCATCTTCAAATGCCGGCAAACAATAGTTAATATTTTTCTGTCAAAGATCTGTGTAAACTCCCACAGTGCTAGCCTTTGTCCAAATTGGTCCAGTACTCTAGTGTTGTGATATGTTGACATTGTTTTATTGACAAATAACCTTCTTTGTGTCGATAAGAGCTGTGGGATTCTTGCTGTGAAACATATCCAAAGAATTATAAATAGGAttataggagtgcttggaaccTAGCAATCCATGCATCAGGACTATAGACCTACAGGCCAAGTTCTTTTACTGCTTCTGTTATTGCAAATACTATATTGCTATTTTTATATTATAACAATATCGCTTGGTTTGTGAGGCTTTTGTTGGATTTTGTCTCTAGACCCTAAACTAGCTTGGGAGTCAGGACTAAAGGCTCTGTCAGTGTAAATAATCTTCTTTGACTTACATTAAGTTCAACTTTTTTGTCCATCTTTACTGTGTAGGTTGTCTTATACAAGTCACATGATAATCGTTAGGTTATCTATTAGTTAGTAGCAATCTTCTAAAATGTGGTAAGCAAGCTGCTAACTCACTGCTTAGTGCTAAAGCAGTATGCCGGTGCTTAATCTTGTAGGCCTTATTTAGGCTAGGAGTAGTTCAGATCTTACTTAACTTAATTATTGATAGTTCAGATCTTACTTAACTCAAGTATTGAACATTTACCTAAAGGGGTCATCACTGACCATGAAATATTTGTTCTTTCTGGCATTCCACATCACTCAAATTAAAGCTTGTCTATGATACAAATTGAAAACTAATGCATCCATCATCCATGGAAACATTTGTTATTTCTTAGTTTAGAAGCATTTAGTTAATCCATAGTAAAATCTTATCTCATTAGACAGATGTTACATGTTTATCTTTTTGACAATTGCAAACAAAGGGATACAAACTTAAATGCTGCATCGGAACCTGCAGCTAGCAATCACTCTGCACTAGGGACTTCTCCATAGCATCTTTTCAGCCCCTAAACTAGTCCCAGAGGCTAGAGCAAGCCCTCTCTTGCTTGTAGCTATTTAGATGACTGCATATGCACTACTTATTCCTATGCTAGTGCATAACAAACTATATTTCATAACAGCTGTTCGTGGTGTTTAAGAGGCTAAATTTAGTGTTGAATACACCTAGGTGGATTTATGTGGAAGTTTTGTCTTTATCTTTCTACATAATACTGGACCAACATGTGATGTGATATGGCATTATACTGAACCAGCATGTGATGTGATATGGCGTTATGGCTCTAGTTCTTGTTGAAGTGTTTGCTGTGCAATGTATCTTAGAGACAAATAAACTACTTCCTTAATGTGTTTCTGCTGGCTGGAGTTGAGCTCTTCCTCCTATCATCTGGTTGTATTCTTGAAAGCCTGTCAAAGAAAAACATAGCTCTGGCAGTCTGTACTAGTCAATGTTTTATGAGGAAGTGCTTTGATGCTATCAAACACAttctttcttaaaaaaaaattcatgctCTATAGTATCTTACAACAAAGTGCCCTCCTCTCATGTCTCACTCCAAACTGTCCTAAACAAATACACAGTAGGGGGAGGAATAGGATGCATGAGGGTAGGAGAGCGAGAAGATAGAGAGAGGATTTGGATAACATTATAACACAGTAATACTAAACTTATGGGAACAAATGCATATAATAAAGAAAATATTGTGCTGAAAGTCCAATTTCTCCTCTTGGCTTCATCTTCTCTCTGGTTACTTATTTCTGGTCGTGCGGGCAAGGGCAACCATGTTAGCTAAACCGTGGTGCCTTTGGGTCAGGTGATGGGTTGATGGGTGTTAAGTGAAAGATTTGTAGATAATGGTGTTTAGTGAACTTTAGAACAGTTCAAGGGGTATAATGGACTTATTCCTTCGCAATTATTTGCCTCGTATCCCAAGGAATAAGTCTAGCTTAGACCCATGAACTtttgaaaattccaaataatgcCCTCAGTTGCAAAGCTGGATATTTAACACCCTAAACTTACAAATGCTTACGAGGATAGTTTTGCTGATGCAGCCTAAAATAGTAGAGGATTTTGTCACACGGGCAACACATTTGTAAccatgtttgaattttgaacctTGTCTCACACAAATCAACATTTTGTTTCTAACTTGAAACCTAAACAAATATAAATTATGATTAGTAGCTCCTCTCTGCCCCAGGAGTGGGTTTGGTGTGATAGCGTAGGTGAGCTCCTGGATGACCATCTCATATTTGGGCTGAACTAATTTGCTATGCTACAGACTTTTGGTTTGTGTTACCTTTTCATTGCTGATGCAGATGTTCTGCCACTACTTGCAACCTAAGATACACAATGTACCTATCTTGTTGCTTATTTTCACATTTGAGTTGTGTACCTTTTCTACTTTCATTCTAGCTATTGATTTGGTGAGCCTCAGTAACTAAAAACTTTTAGCTTCATTTGTTTCTAAATTGTAACAATACCACAATAGGTTCGCTTGTTCAAATGGAACTGCTAGGTTAACTATTCTAGTGTttaaaaaactattatattgttCCCTTTATCAAGATCTTATAAGTTAtatcttgtttgttgttttttCAGTCACACTGGGAGATTTAAGAGATTTATTCTTCAGAAACTCTCTATTTTTAACCACTTAATACATTGACATTTTTACTTGATATATGGTTGACTCAATGACTCTAATGTTGTCCAATGTTCAATTAACATTCTGTGTTCAGGAATTCAGCAAGTTGACCAAACCTTTAAACTTGTGCTGTTcattagtttttctttggacTATCCCTTTTGATTTGATTGTTCTTGTACATTCAATATATTCCCTTGTAATGTGGCTATAGTCACCAATTTATTTGATTAATAACATCCCCTGATTGTTGCTAGCCTTATCGATGTACTGTTTATTGATTCTTATTCCATTATAACATGTGCACCTTTAATAGTTCCCTCAATAGTAGCTTGAGTtacacagctctcctgcgtagttcGAGAAATAGTAGCTTGGGTTAGTGCTATGTGATATCATCTCTTGATGGTTTCTTTACTGCTTAATTAAACTTTACCTTTTTTTCTCGTAAAACATCTAATTTGTCGTAACCCGTTATGTTATGATTGTGCACTAGTGTATATTGGTTTGTTTCATTTATTTCTACCTACAGCTTATATTTACTTACCTGCAATTCGTTCATGCTTAGGTATTCCTTTTAATTATAATCAAGAGTTCTGTCAAACTAATCATATATATTATTCTAAGAACATCTCACCTGAAGTTTCCGATGAACATGAACCTGTGCTGTAACTTTGGGTTTATTTAAACCCTTctcttcttaatatattgatacgcagctctcctgcgtgtttgagaaaaaaaacatgaaaatgTGTAGCAAGACTGAGCTGTTAGCAACTGAGATGCTCACTGAAAAAACGAGAGGAAATTTTACTGGCCATCTTATGCTGCTTAGGTTCCTAGTTTTTTCCCCATAAAAATGATCTAGGTCAAATCGGTTACTTTATGGGATGGACTAATTGATAAGTATTCTCTGTTTTCTGCACATTTCAATTTCAGAATGCCCTTTGCTATATTATCATGGTTTTACTAGAATGTCTTTTGGTTTCTCTTGCAACATTTATTTACAGCAGCAATATAATATTTCGGAACTTGGAGCTGCTTTTGATGAGGTGCATATTGTCAAGAGCCACCAAAAGCAGatataatttttgctatatCAAGTTCTGAAAGCATGTGACCGTATTCAACTCTgatatcatttttcttttcctgatAGCAAGAAACATTACGATGGTTTCGAAAAGCAAGCAGATATGTCTAATTTTTTTAAGAGCAATCTAAGGCTAGCATCAAGATATTCCACCCCAACAAACAAAAGAACTCATAAACTTCTCTGGCTAACCAATATGTTATTAATGTCAGAAACTTCTTTGGCTAACTAATATGTTTAGTCAGCATATTTTGCCACTACTTTTCAACAACAAACGCTCATGCGTTACCATATATTTGAACTTTTAGGGCCTCTTGGTTTTCTTAGTGTAATATCCAAAGTGAATTGTGAGATTATTCTGTGTCCTGgctacttttttaaaaaaatcttactCGTCAGATGTTAGGCAGGAAAAGTGGATAACTACCGGAAAGTTTGCAGTTTGTTGTGCATGCTTGCTTTTTAATATATCTTTACATCAACTTGGCTGTATTGGAGAACTCCCACACTGAGCGAGGCAATGCCTTGCAGATTTTCGTTGTGTTTCTGTCGTTTGCTTTTACTACAGCCTTTCATTTTGATAAGGAGTTGTTCTAAAACTTCATAGCACAATTGCTTATTCTAGGGTGGAACACAAATGTATGTATTTGTTGCATTGTTTCTTTGTATTTGCTATTTTGGTGCAAAATGGTAGTTTGTACCATATCCTTGCACATATTCTCCAGATGGACTAGACTTCTATTCCTCAATGCTATACTGTCATCTTTTTGCAGTTTGAGAGGCGAGGCAATGAGTTAAGGCGTGTAATTGAAGATGACCAAAAGGGATGTATTCCTGTGGCCAAGGATTTGCACAGTTCCAAACAGCAGCATGTACATCAGAATGCGCGGAAACAGAGTATGGGCTACCATCACTTGGGCAATCAGGATTTGAAGAAATCAGCGCACCAAAATCGGCAaaatgaagaagatggggaGATTGAGGAGGGAGAACTGATCGAACAGGACCATCAGGATATCATTTCTACAAGCAAGCTTAAACCAAGAAAAGTTGTACTGAAATCAGTTATTGAAACAAGTTCAGCAGAGCAGCCTCAGGTGAATGATGCGATGGCAAAAGATGCTGTCTGCACCAACGGAGCTACAAGAGAATGTGATAAACACATACTTGAGATAATGGAAAAGATGCAAAAAAGAAGGGAAAGGTTCAAAGAGGCTATTGCTCCAAAaaaagatgatggtgacaagaAAGAGCTATCGGCTGTAGCATGTAGTACGGATCGTATCCAGAATCAGCGACCTCTGAGGAAAAGGCGTTGGGGTGGTAATAGTTAGATGCTGGAAATATCTTGAGAGCTTGTCCATGATGGTTTCTTCATCAAGATATTCCTGCCTATGATGCTCAAATTCTTATATTGTTACTTTTGTTTATTCTGATGGTTGGGCTAGGGAAACAAAATATAGGAAGCATTACTTGATGTTATTTTTATAGTATAGTATCTTTCATAGTTTCAGAGTAATAAGTTTCACAAGGCAATCATACTTCACAATGTAATGCGTTTGTACTGGGGTGCATTCACCATTGAGGGGTGATTTACTATCCCCTGGGTTTTTTAAGCTTACACTTATGCATGCAGGCAAATATTTCTGTGTTTTTTGGTGGCAAGATCTGTCTGCAGTTTTGCTGTATTGTATAGCTGTAGAGAACAACATATCATCTCTTTATGCTCTGACATCGAGTACCGTTAACTCCAGATTCCTTGAAGCAGCGACTGTCTTTTTTCCCATTCTGATGCATTCATAGTAGAGCGTAtattgttgctgctgctttttTGCCTGTCTGATTGTGTTTATATGCTTCTGCTTCCGTAGTGCTTCCTATGTTAATTCGATCAGCTCGACAGTACTGTCAACCCTGGGGATTTGTTGTGCTAGATTAGTAGGTTTATTGATAGACTCCATGACTTCGAGATATTCTATTTTCTGCTCAATGCTTCCTCGTTTAATTTCTGTCTTAAAAAAGAGACGGATACTTTGGCCTCGTGTAACCCTAGAAGACGAGACACGCGAGCAACTCCATTGCCagaagaactgaagaaggtGGCCCTCTCACGAGCACACAACTGCACGAGAGGCGTGGAAGAGTGCTGCTCCTGTGCTAGAGGGGCAACCGCCTTCGGCGAGTGAAAACACGCCACTCGCGCACACAAAAATATCGACGCGCGCCGGCACCCGTCACGCACGCCGCCCAGATTTCAAGCTTTTTACAACCGCCAGCGCCAAGTGCCCAAGTGACAGTAGTCTCGGCGGTGATCCGAACCCCGCGCCGACGTGGCGCGCCTCCAGCCTCCAGCCGCGCCCCCATCCCGTCCTCCCGTTTCTGCCCCTCCAACGCCCGGTAC encodes the following:
- the LOC101781476 gene encoding FIP1[III]-like protein, translating into MRLVAVLVAAAALLAAAAAHEHHGEAPTCSGGSARVLAEFRPGEVTVDGHSDDWDGVEASEFALLPALDPDEDKAYSGGKVAVKAVHDGVNVFFMLQVDGAYAYSKGKSSKCPSVALMFQVGDNATYYNMGGCKDMPGSCTSKSCRGHEVDIMHFEIGNAIPGRLYGGNHIDNAAGNGGDRFGHLVDVYAWNPHCRYLDGLGPKENNSNAQNDWHGAWWHSSLTVHSGFVDDDNPYGKQDEKGTYYFEFSRPLRTMDQFQQDAQFTIGQPSNMAVAFWYPTDGKEWSDSEHYSSSCNWLILDIQPSSEATYYRPAPNRSWDAVTGFALLLSVVTAALAAAGESGGSNARDSDPATDGEGEVPEADANEAVDLGDGTAGYSSSDEESDDGLHIVLNEDAGAPPPVGRGEGCVAEGEDGEDSGSRMKVSSVEEGGWATVGGLQCQGLLEKTTLPIMGQVDRDRQHVFQRDYKLFLPRNSTIFDIDIEALQQKPWRQQGVDLTDYFNFNLDEEGWRKYWCSMKQLRLGTRSLANETSGLDQESYKLKSVKAMPKAANYSGFEGRNSLAKPKGRAIHVEGSAHERVPSADLWRPIQRDSDVVIQVNMTLSPSNQSTSDDSSKLNHKCVTTERRLKGSSFVVDRVVEKEVHDGDSSEFSGSKLDRRDSSCARAQSFSPDYSDTLSGESKEDFYFKRANRHSDSRDFFEDTKLQDEHVKSDFYRHSSKSDRENSESRSRSYTPSPADDRNHKATKLFQRGEAPFDGRGKSSDFFVECNSDHDLVKSGRNARKELKRQSVDGGRYAIFVEKEKSTDRYPSRYGREYEKRRSSLSSLRTNYHNAGHNQIYEKQGYSHLERVGVKNDKHYFSNESNHHHRRSSSHEINDGEDVEKCFSSAKEWQQHHDHAYQSMLNADMSDADDGQMYRERYCQEKRRARHDHSVDGEFPHYTDYGFCERQSPEVRGRYRDKGRFAKSNDEHFRHANHLELYPSRKNSERDWPAAGFPFQNSRNICIDNKRIHNAKMVHYHRDGYHQKNNGNIPRSALCSDTVAEAERFILPVKRKLHADLGSMNQKCLADLSLLKGRRLVHDQSILSDRRIYALRLHKFTDEIDTKAICNSDDMRNSNTVSNICIGRRHELENADNILLNDRKIKFERRGNELRRVIEDDQKGCIPVAKDLHSSKQQHVHQNARKQSMGYHHLGNQDLKKSAHQNRQNEEDGEIEEGELIEQDHQDIISTSKLKPRKVVLKSVIETSSAEQPQVNDAMAKDAVCTNGATRECDKHILEIMEKMQKRRERFKEAIAPKKDDGDKKELSAVACSTDRIQNQRPLRKRRWGGNS